In Kaistella faecalis, a genomic segment contains:
- a CDS encoding glycosyltransferase family 2 protein: MNNDPLISIIIPCFNAEKTLEKCLESVVQQSYTNLEIIIIDDGSTDETSLIYNKFQSNDERILVFKQQNSGVSKARNSGVKAATGDYICFVDSDDWAELNYCSELYSLLVGENADISIVEASYEDENGNVLCSKPISEEKIFDGNRALVLLLEDQEIQSHPWGKLFKADLLKNVHFPENLKCFEDYSTLFKIFNKAVKVVKSNEKLYHYIQREDSLSHNLSPETAYQFFLAIMEVFEFWRNSAKVGDRNKIIKNIVRKLLMVLKRITRNTKENEMKSEKEEIRRAFNSFLKYSARDIGIEYYFYLRLYYYFPNFYARLTHK, translated from the coding sequence ATGAATAATGATCCACTGATAAGTATAATTATACCTTGTTTTAATGCCGAAAAAACGTTGGAAAAGTGTTTAGAGTCGGTAGTTCAACAATCTTATACTAATCTTGAAATCATTATTATCGATGATGGCTCGACGGATGAGACATCACTGATTTATAATAAATTTCAAAGTAATGATGAACGGATTTTGGTTTTTAAGCAGCAAAATTCGGGCGTTTCTAAAGCCAGAAACAGTGGTGTAAAAGCAGCGACAGGAGATTATATTTGCTTTGTGGATTCCGATGATTGGGCGGAATTGAATTATTGTTCGGAATTATACAGTTTACTTGTCGGTGAAAATGCCGATATTTCTATTGTAGAAGCATCTTACGAGGATGAAAATGGAAATGTGTTATGCAGTAAACCAATTTCGGAGGAGAAAATATTTGATGGAAACAGAGCTTTAGTCCTTTTACTGGAGGATCAGGAAATCCAGAGCCATCCATGGGGGAAACTGTTTAAAGCAGACCTTTTAAAAAACGTACACTTTCCTGAAAATCTAAAATGTTTCGAGGATTATTCTACACTTTTCAAGATTTTCAATAAGGCAGTAAAAGTGGTAAAATCCAATGAAAAGTTATACCATTACATACAGCGGGAAGACAGCCTTTCGCATAACCTCTCCCCCGAGACTGCTTACCAATTTTTTTTAGCAATTATGGAGGTTTTTGAATTTTGGAGAAATTCTGCAAAGGTTGGGGATCGAAACAAAATCATTAAAAATATCGTCAGGAAACTTCTGATGGTTCTGAAGAGAATTACCAGAAATACAAAAGAAAATGAAATGAAATCTGAAAAAGAGGAAATTCGCAGGGCATTCAATTCGTTTTTAAAATATTCTGCAAGAGATATCGGAATAGAGTACTATTTCTATTTGAGATTATATTACTATTTCCCAAACTTTTACGCCAGATTAACTCATAAATAA
- the gltX gene encoding glutamate--tRNA ligase codes for MSKVRVRFAPSPTGPLHLGGVRTALYDYLFAKNQGGEFVLRIEDTDTARYVEGAEDYIMEALEWCGIIPDESPKHGGKFAPYRQSERRDIYDRYLAEILKTDYSYLAFDTPEELDEIRKEYEQKGDVFAYNYISRNRLKNSLTLSEEEVQKLLDENVPYVVRFKMPVDRILNLEDIIRGKSSVNTNTLDDKVLVKNDGMPTYHFANIVDDHEMEITHVIRGEEWLPSLGLHYLLYEAMGWERPQFAHLSLILKPEGKGKLSKRDGDKFGFPVFPLNFKDPETGNISKGYREEGYLPNAFINMVALLGWSPANDREILTLEEMVKEFDLHKVHKAGARFSKEKAEWFNHEYLKQLSNEETLALFKGVDGIDLSQFSDDKLLKIISLMKERATFIKDIYNDGKFFFEAPITYDEKASKKAWNAETGTLMNDLADVLHATKTFESEILRKAIHDFAETKELGMGKVMMPLRLALVGELKGPDVPDILEILGSEESVGRIKNAVNNIN; via the coding sequence ATGAGCAAAGTACGCGTGCGTTTTGCACCAAGTCCTACAGGACCTTTACATTTAGGTGGGGTTAGAACCGCTTTATACGATTACCTTTTTGCGAAAAATCAGGGTGGCGAATTCGTTTTAAGAATTGAAGATACCGACACCGCAAGGTATGTGGAAGGTGCTGAAGATTACATTATGGAAGCCCTGGAATGGTGCGGAATTATTCCTGATGAAAGCCCGAAACACGGAGGGAAATTTGCCCCGTACCGACAATCTGAAAGACGCGATATTTACGATAGATATTTAGCTGAAATCCTAAAAACAGATTACTCCTATCTGGCTTTTGACACACCGGAGGAACTTGACGAAATCCGGAAAGAATATGAGCAGAAGGGTGATGTTTTCGCGTACAATTATATTTCCCGAAACCGGCTGAAAAACTCGCTGACACTTTCTGAAGAAGAAGTACAAAAGTTACTTGATGAAAACGTCCCTTATGTCGTTCGTTTCAAAATGCCTGTGGACCGGATTCTGAATCTTGAAGACATCATCCGCGGAAAATCTTCCGTAAATACCAATACGCTTGATGATAAAGTTCTGGTGAAGAACGACGGAATGCCGACTTATCACTTTGCTAATATCGTTGATGACCATGAAATGGAAATCACTCACGTTATCCGTGGGGAAGAATGGCTGCCGTCACTGGGTCTACATTATTTATTATATGAAGCGATGGGTTGGGAAAGACCACAGTTTGCACATCTTTCATTAATTCTGAAACCTGAAGGAAAAGGCAAGCTAAGTAAAAGAGATGGCGACAAATTCGGTTTCCCCGTTTTTCCATTAAATTTTAAAGATCCTGAAACAGGAAATATTTCCAAAGGCTACCGCGAGGAAGGATATCTTCCGAACGCATTTATCAATATGGTTGCACTTTTGGGCTGGAGTCCGGCAAACGACAGAGAGATTCTTACCCTGGAAGAAATGGTGAAAGAATTCGATCTGCATAAAGTTCATAAAGCCGGTGCACGTTTCAGCAAAGAAAAAGCAGAATGGTTTAACCACGAATATTTAAAGCAATTATCCAACGAAGAAACTTTAGCATTATTCAAAGGTGTTGACGGAATAGACCTTAGTCAATTCAGCGATGATAAGCTGCTGAAAATAATATCTTTAATGAAAGAAAGGGCTACTTTCATCAAAGACATCTATAACGATGGTAAATTTTTCTTTGAAGCCCCAATTACTTACGACGAAAAGGCTTCTAAAAAAGCCTGGAACGCCGAGACGGGAACTTTGATGAATGATTTGGCTGATGTACTTCACGCCACAAAAACCTTTGAATCTGAAATTTTAAGAAAAGCCATTCATGATTTCGCTGAAACCAAAGAATTGGGAATGGGAAAAGTGATGATGCCTCTCCGTCTTGCGCTGGTTGGTGAGCTGAAAGGCCCCGATGTTCCTGATATTCTCGAAATCCTTGGCAGTGAAGAAAGTGTTGGCAGAATAAAAAATGCAGTGAATAATATCAACTGA
- a CDS encoding glycosyltransferase family 2 protein — MDLTEHITGLIITFNEEKNIQEVLECFDFCDEIIIVDSFSTDRTVEIALKNPKVKVIKNAFEDFTKQRNLALDSAKNEWVLFLDGDERITPELKNEIKETINRTNPADAYYIYRIFFVGKKKINFSGTQNDKNFRLFKKSKASYLKHKKVHETLDVNGTTGVLKNKLLHYSFENYASFKNKMLYYGRLKGEELGDTGKRYSIAVHYIKVIFKFVKTYFLKLGILDGVDGLRISYLQSLYVNETYRKLRDLQ, encoded by the coding sequence TTGGATCTTACAGAACATATCACCGGTTTAATCATCACTTTTAATGAAGAAAAAAACATTCAGGAAGTTCTTGAATGTTTTGACTTTTGTGATGAGATTATAATTGTAGATTCCTTCAGTACCGATAGAACCGTAGAAATTGCATTAAAGAATCCTAAGGTTAAAGTCATTAAAAATGCTTTCGAAGATTTCACCAAACAGCGGAATCTGGCATTGGACTCGGCTAAAAACGAGTGGGTTCTTTTTCTTGACGGAGATGAAAGGATCACTCCTGAACTGAAAAATGAAATTAAAGAAACAATCAACCGCACCAACCCCGCCGATGCTTATTACATTTACAGAATTTTTTTTGTGGGGAAGAAAAAAATAAATTTTTCGGGTACACAAAATGATAAGAATTTCCGTTTGTTTAAGAAGTCAAAAGCGTCTTATTTAAAGCACAAAAAAGTGCACGAAACACTGGATGTTAATGGAACAACAGGTGTTTTAAAGAACAAACTTCTGCATTATTCTTTTGAAAACTATGCGTCTTTTAAGAATAAAATGCTGTATTACGGTCGTCTAAAGGGAGAAGAACTCGGTGATACCGGAAAAAGATATTCAATTGCCGTGCATTATATTAAGGTGATCTTTAAATTCGTGAAAACCTATTTCCTGAAATTAGGAATTCTTGATGGAGTAGACGGATTAAGAATAAGCTACCTTCAAAGTCTATATGTAAACGAAACTTACCGAAAATTAAGGGATCTACAATAG
- the rocD gene encoding ornithine--oxo-acid transaminase, translating into MHTVNKTSSYFIELEEKHGAHNYHPLPVVLEKGKGVFVWDVEGNKYYDYLSAYSAVNQGHSHPKIVDALVNQAQKLALTSRAFYNANLGEYEKKITELFGFDKVLPMNSGAEAVETAVKLARKWSYEVKGISQNAAKIVVCENNFHGRTTTIVSFSNDPDANNNYGPFTPGFIKIPYNNLKALEETLANDSENIAAFLVEPIQGEAGVYVPDEGFLKSASELCKKHNVLFIADEVQTGIARTGKLIACHHENVQPDILILGKALSGGMYPVSAVLANDEIMNVIHPGQHGSTFGGNPVACAVAVAALDVVEEEKLSERAEELGQLFRNEIEKLIEKTNLITGVRGKGLLNAILINDTPESKTAWNLCLALRDNGLLAKPTHGNIIRLAPPLVITEEEILDCVAIIAKTVLEFKRN; encoded by the coding sequence ATGCATACAGTAAACAAAACATCCTCTTATTTTATAGAACTCGAAGAAAAACACGGCGCGCACAATTACCATCCGCTTCCTGTGGTTTTAGAAAAAGGCAAAGGCGTTTTCGTTTGGGATGTTGAAGGTAACAAATATTACGATTACCTGTCCGCTTATTCTGCGGTAAATCAAGGTCATTCTCATCCGAAAATTGTAGATGCACTGGTGAACCAGGCTCAGAAATTAGCATTGACGTCCAGAGCTTTTTACAACGCCAATTTAGGCGAATACGAGAAAAAAATTACAGAACTTTTTGGCTTCGATAAAGTTTTACCGATGAATTCCGGTGCCGAGGCAGTAGAAACAGCGGTAAAATTAGCAAGAAAATGGAGTTATGAAGTTAAAGGAATCTCGCAAAATGCTGCAAAAATTGTTGTTTGTGAGAATAATTTCCATGGAAGAACAACGACGATAGTATCTTTCTCCAACGATCCTGATGCCAACAATAATTACGGACCTTTCACGCCAGGTTTTATTAAAATTCCGTACAATAATCTCAAAGCTTTAGAAGAAACTCTGGCAAACGATTCAGAGAATATTGCTGCGTTTTTAGTAGAACCAATTCAAGGTGAAGCGGGGGTATATGTTCCGGACGAAGGCTTTTTAAAGTCGGCATCAGAACTTTGCAAAAAACACAATGTACTTTTCATTGCTGACGAGGTACAAACCGGGATCGCAAGAACCGGAAAACTTATCGCTTGTCATCATGAAAATGTTCAGCCCGATATTCTGATTTTGGGTAAAGCACTTTCCGGCGGAATGTATCCGGTATCTGCAGTTTTGGCTAATGATGAAATCATGAACGTGATTCATCCGGGGCAGCACGGTTCTACTTTCGGAGGAAATCCCGTTGCCTGCGCGGTTGCCGTTGCGGCTTTAGATGTGGTGGAAGAAGAAAAGCTTTCAGAAAGAGCTGAAGAACTCGGGCAGCTTTTCCGGAATGAAATTGAAAAATTAATCGAGAAAACCAATCTTATTACCGGTGTTCGCGGGAAAGGACTTTTAAATGCGATTCTCATTAACGATACTCCGGAAAGCAAAACCGCCTGGAATCTTTGTCTCGCACTGCGCGATAACGGCCTATTAGCGAAACCAACCCACGGCAACATCATCCGTTTGGCACCGCCTTTGGTGATCACCGAAGAAGAGATTTTGGATTGTGTGGCAATTATTGCGAAAACAGTATTGGAATTTAAGAGAAATTAA
- a CDS encoding phosphomannose isomerase type II C-terminal cupin domain produces the protein MLEIGDRPWGKYYVLADEPSYKLKRIEVNPGQRLSYQYHHHRQEFWTIVQGEAIVILDESEHILKYGQSIFIPQGAKHRIENRSSELVVFVEVQTGTYFGEDDIIRLEDDYERR, from the coding sequence ATGTTAGAGATTGGCGATAGACCCTGGGGAAAATATTATGTTTTGGCGGATGAACCTTCGTATAAACTGAAGAGAATTGAGGTAAATCCAGGCCAAAGACTGTCATATCAATACCATCATCACAGACAGGAATTCTGGACCATTGTTCAGGGTGAAGCAATTGTAATTCTGGATGAAAGCGAACATATCTTAAAATATGGCCAAAGTATTTTTATTCCTCAAGGCGCAAAACACAGAATCGAAAACAGAAGTTCTGAACTTGTGGTCTTTGTAGAAGTGCAGACCGGAACCTATTTTGGGGAAGATGATATTATCCGTTTAGAGGATGATTACGAAAGAAGGTAA
- a CDS encoding glycosyltransferase, translated as MFSAPLVSIIVPCYNVEKYVEACVDSILMQDYENWECILINDGSSDHTLEIIKSFEAKDRRFQVFTQENAGLSATRNRGIEISNGAFLFFLDSDDLLSTDAISTLVSSVDNNDIVTGITVTSKISGDIISKISHLYPPKEGDLTIANTHFEVLTKAMESALTPVAQNRLYSKEFIDANNLRFKKGILHEDELWFFETMLLAKNVKFVNHETYFYRTDNENSITSKLSDRNLDSYISVLEEVHEKYIKKQNLDIAKWYNVYLKKIFLDFAIREREKLSGEVIRKLEKSLVNTYSDLPSQTYLSHKNEVYYRAMNKLTLKSFDQIKKHYVRNPVNSLRKQFKLFQITYLLK; from the coding sequence ATGTTTTCAGCACCACTAGTATCCATCATCGTTCCGTGCTACAATGTTGAAAAATACGTTGAAGCGTGTGTCGATTCCATCCTTATGCAGGATTATGAAAATTGGGAATGCATTTTAATTAATGATGGAAGCAGTGACCATACACTTGAAATCATTAAATCTTTTGAAGCCAAGGATCGGCGGTTCCAGGTATTTACACAGGAAAACGCAGGACTTTCTGCAACAAGAAACAGGGGAATTGAAATTTCAAACGGAGCGTTTCTGTTTTTTTTGGATTCAGATGATCTTCTAAGTACTGATGCCATCAGCACATTGGTTTCGTCTGTGGACAACAACGATATCGTTACCGGAATTACCGTAACGTCAAAAATTAGTGGTGACATTATATCGAAAATTTCACATTTATATCCTCCCAAAGAAGGAGATCTCACTATTGCCAATACTCATTTTGAGGTTTTGACAAAAGCGATGGAATCTGCATTAACTCCGGTTGCACAAAATCGTCTGTACAGTAAAGAATTCATTGATGCAAATAATCTCCGGTTTAAGAAGGGGATTCTTCACGAAGATGAATTGTGGTTTTTTGAAACGATGCTTTTAGCAAAAAATGTAAAGTTCGTCAACCACGAAACCTATTTTTACAGAACGGATAACGAAAATTCCATTACAAGTAAATTAAGCGACAGAAATTTGGACTCTTATATTTCGGTGCTGGAAGAAGTGCATGAAAAATACATCAAAAAGCAAAACCTTGATATTGCAAAGTGGTATAACGTTTATCTCAAGAAAATTTTTCTGGATTTTGCCATCCGTGAACGTGAAAAATTAAGCGGTGAAGTGATCAGAAAACTGGAAAAATCATTAGTCAATACTTACTCAGATTTACCCTCACAAACTTATTTATCTCACAAAAATGAAGTTTATTACAGAGCGATGAACAAACTCACGCTTAAATCATTTGATCAGATAAAAAAGCATTATGTCAGAAATCCGGTGAACAGTCTTAGAAAGCAATTCAAACTATTTCAAATCACCTATTTACTTAAATAG
- a CDS encoding glycosyltransferase: MRFWSLRKRYKQLKRDIKFKKSVRFLNSSLRNLSFFENYSFNFREEPEPEVSIIIPVHNQLHYTLNCLYALSECNDNVSKEIILVNDCSTDNTQNIISQIKGITLINNTENSGFLKSANTAIKKAKGSYIYLLNNDTKVQNNYLTSLLSVFQTRSNVGAVGSKLIFGNNTLQEAGCLVFKNNVIVNRGATQSIDAPQFNFLRTVDYVSGCSLLFKRQDSNGNLNLFDEVYAPAYYEENDLCMRLKHRQGLDTYYQPQSEVIHYENVSYQKHHSDKHNLIKKNSVIFYEKWQNFLENIWKEGDDFYRINDDAQYDKCILVAEEYIPKFDQDSGSNRFTEIIKILVKNNHKIYLLIKNEFSADDADYVKKFQDLGVEVLREYLTPQRKIIRKAKQLEQIKNSVDYIWIFRPEGYEYYNEVIKPIGFRAKIIYDMVDLHYLRFSREQAYFLKNKATLKREKEVCELERKAFLHADAIIAISDHEKEILAREKINPEKIFIVSNIHSLKKNLRQKSFNDREGLIFIGSFLHKPNVDSVLYLHNEIMPLVWEQNPDIRVYIVGGNAPEEIITLNSERFRILGYQKEIDTLFTSAKAMVAPLRYGAGVKGKIGQALEYQLPVISTTIGVEGMKLTPNIHALVAEISDPETFANYILDIYSNEKNWTELYEGSKNGLQYFSTENQEKNIKNLLDYLNN; this comes from the coding sequence ATGAGGTTTTGGAGTTTGAGAAAGAGATATAAGCAGCTTAAACGGGATATAAAGTTTAAAAAGTCTGTAAGATTTCTTAATTCTTCATTAAGAAATCTTTCCTTTTTCGAGAACTACTCCTTCAATTTCAGAGAAGAACCTGAACCGGAAGTAAGTATTATCATACCCGTTCATAACCAACTTCATTATACATTAAACTGTCTTTATGCCTTATCTGAATGTAACGATAATGTGTCTAAAGAAATTATTTTGGTAAATGACTGCAGTACAGATAATACCCAAAATATCATTTCACAGATAAAAGGAATAACGCTCATTAATAATACCGAAAATTCAGGTTTTCTAAAAAGTGCAAATACCGCAATAAAAAAGGCAAAAGGTTCTTATATTTATTTGCTCAACAACGACACAAAGGTTCAAAACAACTACCTAACTTCACTTTTATCCGTCTTTCAAACCCGGTCGAATGTTGGAGCTGTAGGCTCTAAACTGATTTTCGGGAACAATACTTTACAGGAGGCAGGCTGTCTCGTTTTCAAAAATAATGTGATTGTAAACCGTGGAGCTACCCAGTCAATCGATGCTCCGCAATTTAACTTCCTGCGAACAGTAGACTATGTTTCAGGATGCAGTTTGCTTTTTAAAAGACAGGATTCTAACGGGAATCTGAATCTTTTCGATGAAGTTTATGCGCCTGCTTACTATGAAGAAAACGATCTTTGCATGCGGCTGAAACATCGTCAGGGTCTGGATACTTACTATCAACCTCAGTCAGAAGTGATTCATTATGAAAACGTAAGTTATCAAAAACACCATTCGGACAAGCACAATTTGATAAAAAAAAATTCCGTTATTTTCTATGAAAAATGGCAGAATTTTCTTGAAAACATTTGGAAAGAAGGCGATGATTTTTATAGAATAAATGACGATGCCCAATATGACAAATGCATTCTTGTAGCAGAAGAGTATATTCCAAAATTTGATCAGGATTCAGGCTCTAACCGGTTTACTGAGATTATAAAAATTTTAGTAAAAAACAATCATAAAATATACTTGTTGATAAAGAATGAATTTTCTGCAGATGACGCTGATTATGTAAAGAAATTTCAAGATTTAGGTGTTGAGGTTTTAAGAGAATACTTAACACCTCAACGGAAAATAATCCGAAAAGCAAAACAACTTGAGCAAATAAAAAACTCTGTAGATTATATCTGGATTTTCCGACCAGAAGGCTATGAGTATTATAATGAGGTTATTAAACCAATCGGTTTCCGTGCGAAGATCATTTACGACATGGTAGATCTTCATTATCTGAGATTTTCAAGAGAGCAGGCGTATTTTCTAAAAAACAAAGCCACCTTAAAGAGGGAAAAAGAAGTTTGCGAATTAGAACGGAAAGCGTTTCTGCACGCAGACGCCATCATAGCAATAAGCGATCATGAGAAAGAAATTCTCGCGAGAGAAAAAATAAATCCTGAAAAAATCTTTATTGTAAGTAATATCCATTCATTAAAAAAGAATCTGAGGCAGAAATCTTTTAATGACAGAGAAGGCCTCATTTTTATTGGCAGTTTTCTTCACAAACCTAATGTAGATTCTGTGTTATATCTGCATAACGAGATCATGCCATTGGTCTGGGAACAAAACCCTGATATTAGAGTGTATATCGTAGGTGGAAATGCACCAGAAGAAATCATTACATTGAATTCCGAAAGATTCAGAATTCTTGGCTATCAAAAAGAAATCGACACGCTCTTCACAAGTGCGAAAGCGATGGTTGCACCGCTGCGATACGGAGCCGGAGTAAAAGGCAAAATCGGCCAGGCACTGGAGTATCAACTGCCCGTAATATCAACCACAATTGGTGTAGAGGGAATGAAATTAACGCCGAATATCCATGCCCTTGTCGCAGAAATTTCTGATCCCGAAACTTTTGCGAACTACATCTTAGATATTTATTCCAATGAAAAAAATTGGACCGAACTCTACGAAGGCAGTAAAAATGGATTGCAGTATTTTTCAACCGAAAACCAGGAAAAAAACATCAAAAACCTGCTGGATTATCTGAATAATTGA